A stretch of DNA from Cannabis sativa cultivar Pink pepper isolate KNU-18-1 chromosome X, ASM2916894v1, whole genome shotgun sequence:
ATCATGTTTGGTTGTTTTTTAGAATGATGATTAGCTTTAAAAATTAGCACGAGTGTATTCAGCATATTTTATCCTCACTTGCACGTTTTTTAGAAAAACTTCTCAGGATGTTACTTATTCTAGTATTATTCTAAGTAAAACACATTTACCTTTAGAGTTTTTAAATGATAGACTACCGAAAACAATGTGCACTTGttaatataggtagtaccatcaatccatttaagccttattcaactatgtagtctcGTACCTAAAGTTTTATATTCAGGCGGCCCAACCCGTTTTTATAAAAGCCCATTTTTTATGTAGGCCCGATCCGACTAATATTATAAAACGGGTCGGGTCGAGCTAGGCCGAGCCTGACCCATATTTTTGAACTAAGCCCAACCTGTCCTATAAacacatatttatttatattgggCCGAACCTATGCTGGGCCTAGACAGATCAGCTTGTTTTTTATGAAATGATTGACCTATATTTATCAAATAACCCCTAAACGAGCTTATGAAAAATTgctattttctttcattttttaaattaatttctaattttaaagcataaataaattatatcaaTTAAAATGAGCTTCAAAATCACAAAAGAAAATAAACTATAATTACAATTACATGGTTAATAACCAAAATAATATCACCATAATAGTAGttcattaataaatttttacataAAGCTCTCAATAATATTCTACATAATctctttcaacaaaaaaaaatgttcaACATATCAAAATATGCTAACATAATTTAAAACTAGGCAAAGGAtatgttaaaaatataaatatgtattatatattaaagtaactaactttttaaaaaatatagttttaaaatatttaaataaagtaTACGAAAGAATAaatgaattattaaataaaaaattattttatgaatttcaATTCGTGTTTTATTTTGTGCTTtcgtgtttattgtgttgtgcCTGTGCTCATATTAATTTATGTCGTGTTGGATCCAAGCCCATATTTTTTCGTGTCGTGCCGTACTCGTGTCACCCGTGTACTAGTTTCGTGTTGTGCTAAAAAATTCAACTCAAATGTACAACTTTATTTATACTTACACAATCTCAAAAATCATCCCACTGAATATTTCCCAAATGATATGGAATTGCAGAACTCTTAAATCTTTCCACTTGCATTGCAGAGACTCTAACTCTCACACTTATGGTATCAACTATCAAACAATATATTAGTTGAGCTTAcatattttatctttaagttAAAAGAATATTGCAATGTCCAACACCACTACAAAATAGCTCCTTGCACTTAATTGTGAACCCAAAATTAATAACAATACTAAAAATGGCGCCTTGCAATTAATATCAACACTAAGTATTACTATTAAATACCAATAGTGTCCAACActactattaaattaaaatatataaaatctaaCACATTTACTAATAATAGTATAACATTTCATAGTAATATTTGACACTAATAATATCTTTTTAGTTAAAGACTTTACACTCAATTCTTTTGTTTTATAGAAGCATCTTTAAATTACATAGCTAGAATTCAATATGATAAcctccaatatatatatacacaccccCAATATtctttatatgtttatattatGTAAAAACTAATATTATGTTTATAATTATTACTTTTACTTATAAATATACGTTGTAACTAatcaaaatacatatacattatTTCTGGATTTTTTCTCAAGAGAAGCATATATCCCCCTCGCCTCTACATAGGTCCGCCCATGTCTATATGGCTCAAGTGGTTGACTCTATACTCAATTCACAACTCATTAGTAATGACTTAAAATGACAACCTTAATCGACAACACATATTTAATTCATTCATTATTATGTTATGTGCATGTTTGGTTGGACACCAATTATGAAAGAGTTCACTCAAAAACTTATATAGGGGAGGGGACCATTATTTCACCTCACCAATTGCTATCTTTACACGCTACCAAACACGCCACTATCCAATCCAAACACATTCCCTATTCCCACTTCTCTCCTTCATTCTGGGGAACGTTGCTTTCACGCGCTCCCGTACTCATCGGAGATCGCCGACCTCCGCCATGGCCTCCTCCGCCGCCGCCGCAGCAGCAGCAAAATCTCTGTCTTCGCTTAACTTTTCCCCCGATCCTCCGCCGAAGCTGCAACTGACACCGGATCAGATTAAGTACTGCTCTGAAGCTCTCCGATCTTTGAAGGAGAAGATCCAAAAACCTCATCAGATTAACCAGGAGTTTGATTCTGTCCAGGTATTTTTAGGTTTTTCTTCTCAAAGTTATTTGCGAAAATGGAAGCTTACTGAGTTGTGATTTTGTTGAACTTTTTTGTTTTCAGGATAGTAAGATAACGCCGTCGGAGATGAAGCGGAATTGCAGTGTTGCTATTGATGGTGTTAATTTGAGCAAGAATCGCTACACTGATGTATTGGCCTgtatgtattaaatttttaggGTATTTAGTAGAGATTTGttgttaaatttgattattggattgattttttgtgtttttggtTGTGAATGTCAGTTGATAGAACTAGAGTTGTTCTTGATTCTTGCAAGGACTATAGACCTGCTGCAAAAGGCTACATTAATGCCAACTTCATTACCGTAAGTTTTTATGTGTTTTcttagtataaatatatatgtgtgtgataTATTCTTCTTTTGAAACTAAACAAAATCTTGTACTCAGAAGAAATGTGGAATAAATTCACCATTATAATGCATATTAAAATTGCATTACTAACTTTCAATCTCTAATCAAATTTGTTAAATTTTCTTAGTTTGTGCAGCCAAAGTGCCACTCAGTGTTTGATCTTATCCCGTAATATTTCAATGTTTTTCTCATAGTCTTTGAAGATTCTCTTACTTCTTTCTAACCAAATTTCCCCAAAAAACTTCGTTACTGCTTGAATGGGCCAGATTATGTTGAATTGTTAAATTATAGTTTGGGCATGTTTACTGATTCACAAGATAAGaatataattaaaaagcaaTGAAAATTGATACATTTCTCAATTGAattaacttattattttttggatATTCCAAATTTTGTATCTCGAATTTGTTAGGGAATTCATGAATCCTATTAGTAGCACAATCTACTTCACAAATTATGACAATTGAGAAATGGTATCTATTTGTTGTAGGTTTCTTCTTCCGAAAGCATTTCTCGGTTTATTGCTACACAAGGGCCACTTCCTCACACTTATGAGGATTTTTGGGAAATGGTGATCCAATACAAGTGTCCTGTTGTTGTGATGCTAACACGATTGATTGACAACTATAAGGTACTTAATTGTTATCCGCTCAAGTTAAGATTATGTTATCATATTTTGTATTATCAGATTATTTCTGTTATAGTTATCAGTTGTTCATTTGATAGCGTCTAAGGTTAATTTGCACGATATGTACTTTTGGTTTTGAATCTGCAAGTTCTTATTCttaatcttattattttattttctatttggtGGAATCTTTACTCTTGTAATGACAGTTTGTTTGCAGTCCATGATCAACTGAACTTTACTGCTAGTTTCATTTGGCATTGAATAAATCTATGATATGGTTCTTGATTGAAGGAGAAAcgatttttgtcataactttaaCTCCTTTATAGAACAACTGAAACTCCCAGGCTGTCCACATTCTTCAGTCCTTAAGTTTAGGCAGAAAACTTTGATGCCAATTTCTCTTGTGGCACACTTTTGTTTCTCTTTTAAATGTCTTCCACGTATTTGTTAAACAAGTCATGAGTAGAAACTAACTTAATGTTCTTCTCACACATAAAAGCATGTGAGGAAATTTACTTTATGTATTGCCACTTGTACCGAGTAAAGATCCAGCTAGAATTTACTTTATGAACTAAGCCACATAAGTTTATGTTTCCACTGTTCCCTTTATTTCTTAGCATGCTGATTCCCGTAACTAGGGCTTCTTCGTTACTTTAGTGTGCAATGTCCGTGAGAGTTTCAGAAAATGTAGACCACAGAGAATTgcagtagtttttttttttttgaaggttATTGAGAGCCGTGAGGGTATTCGTATTTTGGAAGTACAAATGAGTTCTATTGTAGTTCATACGcatctttttttttcaataaaattccAACTGTATAGTCTATTATTCGCTGTGCACAAATTCTATCCTATATTGAGTAACACTTACTTCTGTTCTTCTTTAAATTGTTTGTGCAGACGGTAAAATGTGGAGATTATTTTCAGGCGGAAGATGGTCCTAGAGAATTCGGTAACATCTGTATTAATACTAAGTGGATAAGTACCACTAACACCTCGTTAGTGCTCCGCCATCTTGAGGTGAACTACAAGGAGGTAGGTAGTtccattttttgttatttttttaaataatatttctgcTGTTCCAGTCATGTCTCTTTATGATCTCTGGCTGTTTCTCATAAGTATTTAGATTTTAGCCAGTATGTTAAaacatttttttgaattttaggAGGGAAATAAAACGCTTCcaattgttttcattttttctAGTTTGGGTTCAAACAAAAACTTGAgaaatcttttttattattaagatatttagAACAATTATAAATGTGTTAATAAAAAAGAGAACATTCTAAGAAGtctcttgtaaaattttaagaaaatatcttTCTCCATATTTCCTTCACTCTTTTCTCTCAcaattctttttataaaatccaagatctaaacaaagccagTGTGAAAGGAACAAAACCAGAGTTTTTGTTTTCCCTTTCAGTTTTGTAGGATTGAAATTCCTCCTCAACCATGCGATATTTCAATAAACCTTAGTTTTACAGAAC
This window harbors:
- the LOC115705210 gene encoding protein-tyrosine-phosphatase PTP1 isoform X3; its protein translation is MASSAAAAAAAKSLSSLNFSPDPPPKLQLTPDQIKYCSEALRSLKEKIQKPHQINQEFDSVQDSKITPSEMKRNCSVAIDGVNLSKNRYTDVLAFDRTRVVLDSCKDYRPAAKGYINANFITVSSSESISRFIATQGPLPHTYEDFWEMVIQYKCPVVVMLTRLIDNYKTVKCGDYFQAEDGPREFGNICINTKWISTTNTSLVLRHLEVNYKESEELPKSVLHIQYPEWPDHGVPEDTTAVREMFKRVHQIPPSIGPIVVHCRYRKNWSILRNS
- the LOC115705210 gene encoding protein-tyrosine-phosphatase PTP1 isoform X2, which produces MASSAAAAAAAKSLSSLNFSPDPPPKLQLTPDQIKYCSEALRSLKEKIQKPHQINQEFDSVQDSKITPSEMKRNCSVAIDGVNLSKNRYTDVLAFDRTRVVLDSCKDYRPAAKGYINANFITVSSSESISRFIATQGPLPHTYEDFWEMVIQYKCPVVVMLTRLIDNYKTVKCGDYFQAEDGPREFGNICINTKWISTTNTSLVLRHLEVNYKESEELPKSVLHIQYPEWPDHGVPEDTTAVREMFKRVHQIPPSIGPIVVHCSAGIGRTGAYCAIHNTVQRILTGDMSALDLAKTVTTFRSQRIGMVQTLEQFHFCYLAIVDELEDLISGVSGEGSSKSGK
- the LOC115705210 gene encoding protein-tyrosine-phosphatase PTP1 isoform X1; its protein translation is MASSAAAAAAAKSLSSLNFSPDPPPKLQLTPDQIKYCSEALRSLKEKIQKPHQINQEFDSVQDSKITPSEMKRNCSVAIDGVNLSKNRYTDVLAFDRTRVVLDSCKDYRPAAKGYINANFITVSSSESISRFIATQGPLPHTYEDFWEMVIQYKCPVVVMLTRLIDNYKTVKCGDYFQAEDGPREFGNICINTKWISTTNTSLVLRHLEVNYKESEELPKSVLHIQYPEWPDHGVPEDTTAVREMFKRVHQIPPSIGPIVVHCSAGIGRTGAYCAIHNTVQRILTGDMSALDLAKTVTTFRSQRIGMVQTLEQFHFCYLAIVDELEDLISGVSGEGSSKSGTTSNTFD